In one window of Rhodopirellula bahusiensis DNA:
- the pssA gene encoding CDP-diacylglycerol--serine O-phosphatidyltransferase produces the protein MIEMSELKPRPPILDDDSVDDESDLMREDDLLDRSKFGRRRKRRRGKRRRLTLAVLPTALTLGNGVCGLAAIAIAVSTESLDWTPESKLFAAGLLIFGGMLFDALDGSAARLTGQASRFGAELDSLCDAVTFGVAPAVIVWRISDVLLQRLTWGIGVLFALCVLIRLARFNVETPEDDDHEGFEGLPSPAAAGTIAAFAIAIPDLADFAVGEAYPEWIHSMAGVALDASHYVIPTLALVLAFLMVSRYEYPHVFAQLVRGRRAPHQIGQALFAVVGLFLLHWVALPVVFCYFAFMSPIRSLLQRNSNPVASSSSVEGG, from the coding sequence TTGATCGAAATGAGCGAACTGAAACCACGACCACCTATTCTGGACGATGACAGCGTCGACGACGAATCGGACCTCATGCGAGAGGACGATCTGCTGGATCGTTCCAAGTTCGGGCGTCGTCGAAAGCGACGGCGTGGTAAACGTCGACGACTGACGCTGGCCGTTTTGCCCACTGCACTGACGCTTGGAAACGGCGTTTGCGGTTTGGCAGCCATTGCGATTGCGGTCAGCACCGAATCACTCGATTGGACGCCCGAGTCAAAGCTTTTCGCGGCCGGTCTTTTGATCTTCGGCGGCATGTTGTTTGACGCACTGGATGGTTCGGCGGCGAGACTGACCGGCCAAGCCAGCCGGTTTGGTGCAGAGCTGGATTCATTGTGCGACGCGGTCACGTTTGGAGTCGCACCCGCGGTGATCGTTTGGCGGATCAGTGATGTGTTGCTGCAGCGATTGACTTGGGGAATTGGAGTGTTGTTTGCGTTGTGCGTGCTGATTCGATTGGCGCGTTTCAATGTGGAAACACCCGAGGATGATGACCACGAGGGTTTCGAAGGATTGCCATCGCCCGCCGCTGCTGGCACGATTGCGGCGTTTGCGATTGCGATTCCTGACCTGGCTGATTTCGCCGTGGGAGAAGCTTATCCGGAGTGGATTCATTCCATGGCGGGTGTCGCATTGGATGCGTCGCATTACGTGATTCCGACTTTGGCGTTGGTGCTCGCCTTTCTGATGGTCTCTCGCTACGAGTACCCTCACGTGTTCGCTCAATTGGTTCGCGGAAGACGGGCGCCGCACCAAATCGGACAAGCCCTTTTCGCGGTGGTGGGTTTGTTTTTGTTGCACTGGGTCGCGCTCCCGGTTGTGTTCTGCTACTTCGCGTTCATGTCACCGATCCGATCGTTGCTGCAGCGAAATTCGAACCCAGTCGCGTCATCGTCGTCGGTTGAAGGCGGATGA
- a CDS encoding MBOAT family O-acyltransferase has product MNFTQLEFLCFLAVVVSIAWMLRGRTSRNAFLLVASYYFYAYWDIRFCGLLLLSTAVDFVVAKRIAASDDDTIRKRWLLCSLVVNLGMLGVFKYFNFFLETAEPFVRAIGLNASTLPIVLPVGISFFTFQTLSYTIDVYRRKMRPTDSVLDFALYVAFFPQLVAGPIVRASHLLPQLSVTPGWNSKRMYNGAQQLLRGAVKKVLIADHLADLVDGVFAGPELYHSATIWLAVLAYAGQIYYDFSGYSDMAIGIAKMLGYRFPVNFRHPYLATSVGEFWHRWHITLSTWLRDYLFIPLGGSRGSTWQTNRNLMITMSLGGLWHGAAMTFLSWGILHGLALITARTITQPLPRIAGWFATMCVVGFGWVLFRATSFENAMSVYRGMLGWVTPLSIPGTETWSVAGTILWLPPLPLLALGCMVVEHLIWRTRGRRWMRLPANRWYTPVATAVMIWALVLYAPRGFRPFVYFQF; this is encoded by the coding sequence GTGAACTTCACGCAGCTGGAATTCTTGTGTTTCCTGGCGGTGGTCGTCTCGATCGCGTGGATGCTGCGTGGGCGGACGTCTCGCAATGCATTTCTGTTGGTCGCCAGCTACTACTTCTATGCGTACTGGGACATCCGGTTTTGCGGTTTGTTGTTGTTGTCGACCGCGGTGGACTTCGTCGTTGCCAAACGCATTGCCGCAAGCGATGACGATACGATTCGCAAACGGTGGTTGCTTTGCAGTCTCGTCGTCAACCTTGGGATGCTTGGTGTCTTCAAGTACTTCAACTTCTTCCTGGAGACGGCCGAGCCTTTCGTGCGAGCCATTGGGCTGAACGCATCCACGTTGCCAATCGTGTTGCCGGTTGGAATTTCGTTCTTCACGTTTCAAACGCTCAGCTACACAATTGACGTGTACCGCCGGAAGATGAGGCCGACCGATAGCGTGTTGGACTTTGCGTTGTACGTCGCGTTCTTCCCCCAGTTGGTTGCGGGGCCAATCGTTCGTGCGAGTCATCTGTTGCCGCAGTTGTCGGTGACACCAGGCTGGAATTCCAAACGGATGTACAACGGCGCCCAGCAATTGCTGCGCGGTGCCGTGAAGAAGGTGTTGATCGCCGATCACCTAGCGGACTTGGTCGACGGCGTTTTCGCAGGACCGGAGCTCTATCATTCCGCGACGATTTGGTTGGCGGTGTTGGCTTATGCGGGGCAGATCTACTACGATTTTTCCGGCTACAGCGACATGGCGATCGGAATCGCGAAAATGCTGGGGTACAGGTTTCCCGTTAACTTTCGACATCCTTATCTTGCGACTTCGGTTGGCGAATTCTGGCATCGCTGGCACATCACGCTATCGACTTGGCTCAGAGACTATCTGTTCATCCCATTGGGTGGGTCTCGCGGTTCGACATGGCAGACGAACCGCAATCTGATGATCACGATGTCACTCGGTGGGCTATGGCATGGCGCCGCGATGACCTTTTTGAGTTGGGGGATTTTGCACGGGCTGGCACTGATCACTGCTCGAACGATAACTCAACCACTGCCTCGCATTGCGGGATGGTTCGCAACGATGTGTGTTGTCGGTTTCGGATGGGTTTTGTTCCGAGCGACTTCGTTTGAGAATGCGATGTCGGTCTATCGTGGGATGCTCGGTTGGGTGACACCACTTTCCATTCCTGGAACCGAGACCTGGTCCGTGGCGGGAACGATCTTGTGGTTGCCGCCGTTGCCGTTGTTGGCTCTCGGTTGCATGGTGGTGGAGCACTTGATTTGGCGAACTCGCGGACGCCGTTGGATGCGATTGCCAGCGAACCGTTGGTACACACCGGTTGCGACCGCCGTGATGATTTGGGCGTTGGTGTTGTATGCACCTCGCGGTTTTCGTCCGTTTGTTTACTTCCAGTTCTGA
- a CDS encoding NAD(P)-dependent oxidoreductase, translating to MADDKSLPKIGWIGTGVMGASMCGHLLDAGYEVTLTTRTVAKAESLLKRGATWVSKPKDVAANSDLIFTIVGYPHDVREVILNPETGVLAGCKPGNVIVDMTTSQPSLAVEIAEAAANFEVDSLDAPVSGGDTGARGGTLSIMIGGSGRALAKVHPCLDLLGKTIVHQGGPGAGQHTKMVNQILIATNMIGVCEALVYGHKAGLDLPTVLQSVESGAAGSWSLSNLGPRIIDNQFDPGFYVEHFLKDMGIALAECKAMDLSMPGLALAEQLYRAVSAQGHGRDGTHALALAVASLSGIDWQKR from the coding sequence ATGGCCGACGACAAATCGCTCCCCAAAATCGGATGGATTGGAACGGGGGTGATGGGGGCCAGCATGTGCGGCCATTTACTCGACGCCGGCTACGAAGTCACCCTGACGACCCGAACTGTAGCGAAAGCCGAATCACTTTTGAAACGCGGCGCGACCTGGGTGAGCAAACCGAAGGACGTGGCGGCCAACAGTGATCTAATCTTCACGATCGTTGGCTACCCGCACGATGTCCGCGAAGTCATCTTGAATCCTGAAACGGGAGTCCTGGCGGGTTGCAAACCCGGCAATGTCATCGTCGACATGACGACCAGCCAACCATCGCTTGCAGTCGAGATTGCGGAGGCGGCGGCCAACTTCGAAGTCGACTCACTCGATGCGCCCGTATCTGGTGGTGACACGGGCGCTCGTGGAGGCACACTTTCCATCATGATTGGCGGCAGCGGGCGAGCACTCGCGAAGGTCCATCCATGCTTGGATTTGCTGGGAAAAACCATCGTGCATCAAGGTGGGCCTGGCGCGGGTCAACACACAAAAATGGTCAACCAAATTCTCATCGCGACCAACATGATCGGCGTTTGCGAAGCACTCGTCTACGGTCATAAAGCGGGTTTGGACTTGCCCACGGTTCTGCAGTCCGTTGAATCCGGAGCGGCGGGCAGCTGGTCGTTGAGCAACCTCGGCCCGCGAATCATCGACAACCAGTTTGATCCCGGGTTCTATGTCGAGCACTTTCTTAAAGACATGGGCATCGCTTTGGCGGAATGCAAAGCGATGGATCTCTCGATGCCCGGACTCGCGTTGGCGGAACAGTTGTATCGGGCCGTCTCGGCTCAGGGCCACGGTCGGGACGGCACACACGCCTTGGCCTTGGCCGTCGCCAGTCTCTCGGGAATTGACTGGCAGAAACGCTAG
- a CDS encoding NHL repeat-containing protein: MTSFTFRSCSLVVTVYTLVFFANNSTAGEMPSLPVEVILGPTEPAPEEAPVPGPLRTPFAVEFDSQNRMWIVEFDGGRVLRCEPDNFSDPHVIAGPESATEPNALGYVDGPARSARFNKLHNLVIDAEDVLYLSDHANHSVRRLMQAADGEWLVDTYAGQGKEGPATNNVDRSEATFHEPISVTLDAESDRLLIADIGNQVVRSIDLSSGLVTTLAGRKSKLKDPRAVDLDGNRRLLVLERNGNRLRRVEDDGEITTLAGNGKKGTADGQAKQASFNGPKHMDVATDGRVYIADDVNHLIRVYDPQSDIVQTLNLGEYTLRRPHGVCIRGDQLYIADSFNHRILRVPLPAK, encoded by the coding sequence ATGACGTCGTTTACGTTTCGCAGCTGTTCGTTGGTGGTGACCGTCTACACGCTGGTATTCTTTGCCAACAACTCAACGGCTGGTGAGATGCCTTCACTACCAGTTGAGGTCATACTTGGTCCAACCGAACCCGCTCCCGAGGAAGCTCCCGTTCCGGGACCGTTGCGGACACCTTTTGCTGTCGAGTTCGACTCGCAGAATCGCATGTGGATTGTCGAGTTCGATGGCGGACGCGTGTTGCGTTGCGAGCCCGATAATTTTAGCGATCCACACGTGATCGCCGGTCCTGAATCAGCAACTGAACCCAACGCACTTGGATACGTTGATGGACCTGCCCGGTCGGCGCGGTTCAACAAGTTGCACAACTTGGTCATCGACGCGGAGGATGTCCTGTATCTGTCTGACCATGCGAACCACTCCGTTCGCAGGTTGATGCAGGCGGCCGATGGCGAGTGGTTGGTGGACACGTATGCTGGTCAAGGCAAAGAGGGTCCTGCAACCAACAACGTCGACCGCAGCGAAGCCACCTTTCACGAACCCATCTCAGTCACCTTGGACGCGGAAAGCGATCGACTGTTGATTGCTGACATCGGCAATCAAGTCGTCCGGTCAATCGATCTTTCATCTGGATTGGTCACCACCCTCGCCGGACGGAAATCCAAACTCAAAGACCCGCGAGCGGTGGACTTGGACGGCAACCGCCGTCTGCTCGTGTTGGAACGCAACGGCAATCGGTTGCGACGTGTCGAAGACGACGGCGAAATCACAACACTAGCCGGAAACGGCAAGAAAGGCACGGCGGACGGGCAAGCGAAGCAAGCCAGTTTCAATGGTCCCAAGCACATGGACGTTGCTACTGATGGACGCGTTTACATCGCAGACGACGTCAATCACCTGATTCGCGTTTATGATCCGCAATCGGACATCGTTCAGACTTTAAATTTAGGCGAATACACTCTCCGTCGTCCACACGGCGTTTGCATCCGAGGCGATCAACTTTACATTGCCGACAGCTTCAACCATCGTATCTTGCGAGTTCCCCTCCCAGCAAAGTGA
- a CDS encoding DUF1501 domain-containing protein → MLQSRRSWLQNVAAGSSAIAASSAGLSNMLSANEASDSTPFGKAEHVISIWLGGGMGQIDTFDPKRVGDQKARKPGSLYESIDTAVPGVSVCEHLPRLAERMDRITAVRTVHHDVIDEHAAATNRMHTGRVVTGTVTYPSLGSAVAHELGAADSGVPPYVLIGYPNVTRGPGFLGASSGYLYLTDTSKGPSGLSLPHGIDAGRQSRREKLLAQTRASALQRYGNDSAVADYDSVIEQSLRLSGPEFGQVFQLENESDQLRNQYGSEFGQRCLLARRLVQRGVRFVEVSHNLNFINGTGWDVHNDGINKQHELIRDLDTAMSTLIDDLEKLSLLDKTLIMVSSEFGRPPGFDAGGGRGHQGKAFTCVLAGGGLNHSGAYGLTDELSQNIVESPVSVPDLFATVHASLGIDPQKLLYDGDRPIPITDNGKPIRPLLL, encoded by the coding sequence ATGTTGCAGTCTCGAAGAAGCTGGCTTCAGAACGTCGCGGCGGGCAGTTCCGCCATCGCCGCCTCATCCGCCGGTCTCAGCAATATGCTGAGTGCAAACGAAGCGAGCGACTCAACTCCCTTCGGCAAGGCGGAGCACGTCATCTCCATTTGGTTGGGTGGCGGGATGGGCCAGATCGATACGTTTGATCCCAAACGCGTCGGTGATCAAAAGGCTCGAAAACCCGGCTCACTTTACGAGTCCATCGACACGGCTGTTCCAGGTGTCTCCGTCTGCGAACACCTTCCGCGATTGGCCGAACGCATGGACCGTATCACCGCCGTCCGGACGGTTCACCACGATGTCATCGACGAACACGCGGCCGCCACCAACCGAATGCACACCGGCCGTGTCGTGACGGGAACGGTTACCTACCCGTCACTGGGAAGCGCAGTTGCTCACGAACTTGGCGCGGCTGACTCCGGTGTCCCTCCTTATGTGTTGATCGGATATCCCAACGTCACGCGGGGCCCCGGTTTCCTCGGCGCATCAAGTGGTTACTTGTATTTGACCGACACCAGCAAAGGCCCATCGGGATTGTCGTTGCCTCACGGGATTGATGCGGGGCGCCAATCCCGACGCGAAAAGTTACTCGCCCAAACACGAGCCTCCGCGTTGCAGCGATACGGGAACGACTCGGCCGTCGCCGACTACGATTCCGTGATCGAACAATCGTTGCGACTATCTGGACCCGAGTTCGGACAAGTCTTCCAGCTCGAAAACGAGAGCGACCAGCTCCGCAATCAATACGGAAGCGAGTTTGGCCAGCGATGTCTTCTGGCACGCCGCCTGGTTCAACGAGGCGTTCGTTTTGTGGAGGTATCGCACAACCTGAATTTCATCAACGGCACCGGGTGGGACGTTCACAATGACGGAATTAACAAGCAGCACGAGCTGATTCGAGACCTTGATACCGCCATGTCGACCTTGATCGATGATTTGGAGAAACTGTCTTTGCTGGACAAAACCCTCATCATGGTCTCGTCTGAATTTGGGCGTCCACCAGGGTTCGACGCCGGCGGAGGACGCGGCCACCAAGGCAAGGCGTTCACCTGTGTCCTGGCGGGCGGCGGACTGAACCACAGCGGTGCCTATGGACTGACTGACGAACTCTCGCAAAACATTGTCGAATCGCCCGTCAGCGTTCCAGACCTATTCGCGACCGTGCACGCATCGCTCGGAATCGACCCGCAGAAACTTCTCTACGACGGCGACCGTCCGATCCCCATCACAGACAACGGAAAACCAATTCGGCCATTGCTCCTCTGA
- a CDS encoding DUF1553 domain-containing protein, which translates to MIASLLGNDPVAAQSTDPGDVVLSLDFENATLSESQSVEYRSRGPIQWDAPGPVPPEYKEAEPNNQSARFHGKGDRLVIDDPGAESQWDFTNGDLLSIQAIIKLDDIGEGQNVYVIGKGRTHEKKYQSNNQNWALRLRHLKGSSRISLLFATPEVDGDSPWHRWTSDKGIDSNATWNHIAVTYRFGEPKSVRAWLNGKLVAGKWDMGGPTKQNPVVDNAPVWIGSSMGGQHSSSFRGWIDQLTVSRKLLRDEDLKDCWSPPPPPLPKPPEMRLAPGKVTWWWNDSISSHTKWPDKTLDQGESLTIESPMLLSRLPLKYDSHGIRDSYSGAVYFRMGTELTIPSGTHRFLVRTRGLSRLWMNDETIATVGPQNGRTDGHNPVEPLPERPGPGMRRLAYGVQETLVEHTIEDEERKRFILETVIGGSRYRAEPDETMIAVQLNGSGPFWLLSPDFQNVKARLPIADAVVESQLERINSTLHAHDATTRRTKSDSHTDYWDERHARASEWVDSLDPVAMPTGLNQADKSSHAIDQFLTAKIEKYRKSVQPNKASNKNHELSQRAQAILRERCYRCHDEDSEGGLQLSSAEAIRIGGDSGESLVISGDPHAGELMRRIRSDDESERMPPSESIPEEEVAILSRWISEGANWNDQSSVVEIPDAASIDDESFLRRIYLDSIGVPPTQSEFDHFVADVSSDKRERLVEQLMQRDEVADHWISFWQDLLAENPNLLKPSLNNTGPFRFFLHESLIDNKPIDRMATELLMLHGSRYEGGSAGFGMAADNDAPEATRCIVAASAFMGMNLQCARCHDSPYHSTTQEDLYSLAAMLARKSLKVPASSSVPAAFFEDHPGRASLIKVTLPPGEAVKPRWPFDDLIETSRLDRWMREPSDPREKLAVAVTTPENPRFAKVIVNRVWQRLIGTGFVEPLGDWEKANPSHPELLEWLSRDFVASGYDFRDLVRTIMQSDVYQREAIGDNDPVNPESRFFAAPDRRRMSSEQIIDSMVVSSGRPLDVEPLSFDQEARRPPQTMIHLAAPNRAWQFTTLSNERDRPSLAFPRAGVVVDVMKTFGWTGSRQSAIDRRDVDPNVLQPGAVGNSVFASWTVAASEGSELADLAVDSDSVESLTRSLFVRFLSRKPTEDELDLFANVLTEGFADRIVPQKHRIRPESLPELEHVSWSNHLADRANSIKLELERRAVHGDAPDSRLRSSWRQNYEDVVWSLLNSPEFIWIP; encoded by the coding sequence ATGATCGCTTCCCTGCTCGGGAACGATCCAGTCGCAGCACAATCGACCGATCCTGGCGATGTCGTGCTGTCGCTTGATTTCGAGAACGCGACATTGAGCGAATCGCAGTCCGTCGAATACCGATCACGTGGTCCCATTCAGTGGGATGCGCCTGGTCCAGTCCCTCCCGAATACAAGGAAGCTGAACCGAACAATCAGTCCGCACGTTTTCACGGGAAGGGCGATCGCTTGGTGATCGATGATCCCGGTGCTGAATCCCAATGGGATTTCACCAATGGGGATCTGCTGTCGATTCAAGCGATCATCAAACTCGACGATATTGGCGAAGGTCAAAACGTCTATGTGATTGGCAAAGGACGGACTCACGAAAAGAAGTATCAATCCAACAATCAAAACTGGGCGTTGCGTCTGAGGCACCTCAAAGGGTCCAGCCGTATCAGCTTGCTTTTCGCAACGCCAGAAGTCGACGGCGATTCGCCATGGCATCGATGGACGTCCGACAAAGGAATTGATTCTAATGCAACTTGGAACCACATCGCCGTCACTTATCGCTTCGGAGAACCCAAAAGTGTCCGAGCTTGGTTGAACGGAAAGCTGGTCGCCGGGAAGTGGGACATGGGCGGACCAACAAAGCAGAACCCTGTCGTCGACAACGCGCCAGTGTGGATCGGATCGTCCATGGGAGGTCAGCATTCGTCCAGTTTTCGTGGCTGGATCGATCAACTGACCGTCTCTCGCAAGCTGCTTCGAGACGAAGACTTGAAAGATTGTTGGAGCCCGCCGCCTCCGCCTCTCCCCAAACCACCCGAGATGCGACTAGCCCCCGGGAAAGTCACTTGGTGGTGGAACGATTCGATTTCCTCTCACACCAAGTGGCCGGACAAGACGCTCGACCAGGGAGAATCGCTGACCATCGAATCCCCCATGCTGCTTTCGCGTTTGCCGTTGAAGTACGACTCGCACGGAATCCGGGACTCTTATTCGGGTGCCGTGTATTTCCGAATGGGGACCGAGCTCACGATCCCATCGGGAACGCACCGATTCCTTGTCCGCACACGTGGATTGTCTCGTTTGTGGATGAACGACGAGACAATCGCGACGGTCGGTCCCCAAAACGGGCGCACCGACGGGCACAATCCAGTCGAACCATTGCCGGAGCGACCGGGTCCTGGAATGAGACGACTGGCCTATGGCGTACAAGAAACCCTCGTTGAACACACAATCGAAGACGAAGAGAGAAAGCGTTTCATCCTGGAAACTGTCATCGGCGGCTCTCGGTATCGTGCGGAACCCGATGAAACAATGATCGCGGTGCAACTGAATGGCAGCGGACCGTTCTGGTTGCTGTCGCCTGACTTTCAGAACGTCAAAGCACGCCTGCCGATTGCAGACGCCGTTGTGGAAAGTCAACTGGAACGAATCAACTCGACTCTTCATGCTCACGATGCGACGACGCGACGCACAAAGTCTGATTCGCACACCGACTACTGGGATGAACGACACGCGAGAGCATCTGAATGGGTTGACTCTCTCGATCCCGTCGCGATGCCGACCGGGTTGAATCAGGCGGACAAGTCCAGCCATGCGATCGATCAGTTCTTAACCGCCAAAATCGAAAAGTACCGAAAGAGCGTTCAGCCAAACAAGGCAAGCAACAAGAATCACGAGTTGTCGCAACGTGCTCAAGCGATCTTGCGAGAGCGATGCTATCGATGCCATGACGAAGACAGCGAGGGCGGGTTGCAACTAAGTTCCGCCGAAGCCATCCGCATCGGAGGTGACTCCGGCGAATCCTTGGTGATCTCCGGGGACCCACACGCTGGTGAGTTGATGCGAAGAATCCGATCGGATGACGAATCGGAACGTATGCCGCCGTCGGAATCTATCCCCGAAGAAGAAGTCGCCATCCTCAGCCGTTGGATTTCCGAAGGAGCTAATTGGAACGACCAATCAAGCGTCGTCGAAATCCCGGATGCAGCCTCGATCGACGACGAATCCTTTCTACGTCGTATCTACCTCGACTCGATTGGCGTGCCTCCAACGCAATCCGAGTTTGATCACTTTGTCGCCGACGTGTCATCGGATAAACGTGAACGGCTCGTTGAACAACTGATGCAGCGCGACGAAGTCGCTGATCACTGGATTAGCTTTTGGCAAGATCTCCTCGCTGAGAACCCAAATCTCTTGAAGCCATCGCTCAACAACACCGGACCGTTCCGCTTCTTCTTGCATGAGTCCTTGATCGACAACAAACCGATCGATCGCATGGCAACCGAACTGTTGATGTTGCATGGAAGCCGCTACGAAGGTGGTAGCGCCGGCTTCGGCATGGCCGCCGACAATGACGCTCCCGAAGCAACACGTTGCATCGTCGCCGCGTCAGCCTTCATGGGGATGAATTTGCAGTGTGCTCGATGCCATGACTCACCCTATCACTCCACGACGCAGGAAGACCTGTATTCTCTGGCCGCAATGTTGGCTCGAAAGTCTTTAAAAGTCCCTGCCAGCAGCAGCGTACCAGCAGCGTTCTTCGAGGATCACCCCGGTCGCGCCTCATTGATCAAGGTGACCTTGCCTCCCGGCGAAGCGGTCAAACCTAGATGGCCCTTCGACGATTTGATCGAGACGTCGCGACTGGATCGCTGGATGCGTGAACCTTCCGACCCTCGTGAAAAACTAGCGGTCGCGGTGACGACTCCAGAGAACCCTCGTTTCGCGAAAGTCATCGTCAATCGCGTTTGGCAACGATTGATCGGCACCGGTTTTGTCGAACCGCTGGGAGACTGGGAAAAGGCCAACCCTAGCCACCCGGAACTGTTGGAATGGTTGTCGCGTGACTTCGTTGCAAGTGGCTACGATTTTCGCGACTTGGTTCGCACGATCATGCAATCGGATGTCTACCAACGCGAAGCCATCGGCGACAACGATCCGGTGAACCCGGAAAGTCGCTTCTTCGCCGCACCTGACCGGCGTCGCATGTCATCGGAACAGATCATTGACTCGATGGTTGTTTCTTCGGGAAGACCACTGGATGTCGAACCGTTGTCGTTTGATCAAGAAGCGCGTCGTCCACCTCAAACCATGATTCATCTGGCTGCCCCCAATCGAGCATGGCAATTCACGACTTTGTCAAACGAACGTGATCGCCCCAGCCTCGCATTTCCGAGAGCGGGAGTGGTCGTCGACGTGATGAAAACATTTGGATGGACCGGTTCTCGCCAATCAGCGATCGATCGTCGCGATGTTGACCCGAATGTGCTGCAGCCCGGTGCGGTTGGCAACTCAGTCTTCGCTTCATGGACCGTTGCAGCATCAGAAGGGAGCGAACTCGCGGATTTGGCCGTCGATTCCGACTCGGTCGAATCGTTGACACGGTCGTTGTTCGTTCGCTTCCTGTCACGCAAACCAACTGAAGACGAACTCGATCTGTTTGCCAACGTGCTGACCGAAGGATTCGCGGACCGGATCGTGCCGCAGAAACACCGCATTCGCCCGGAATCGCTTCCCGAACTCGAACACGTGTCATGGTCCAACCATTTGGCCGACCGCGCCAACAGTATCAAACTGGAATTGGAACGCCGTGCGGTTCACGGTGACGCCCCCGATTCTCGTTTGCGGTCATCGTGGCGTCAGAACTACGAAGACGTCGTTTGGTCACTTCTCAATTCCCCCGAATTCATCTGGATTCCGTGA